ACATCCAGCTTTAATATGCTTCTCTTATTAATTCGTCAGTAATTTTTAGGGATTAGTGCAATAACTCATTTTAAATTTGTAAGGTGACTTATTCTCGTTCTTAAAAAATACTTTGCTGAAATATGCAATATCAGTATAACCTACTTCCATGGCAATTTGTGTTATAGATTTATCTGTATTAACTAATAATTTTTTAGCATTTTCAAGTCTAAGATTTGTAATATACTGAGTAAATGTCACTCCCATTTTTTGTTTAAAATATCTACTTAAGTACTGAGGATTTAAGTGTACAAAATTTGCTACAGTATTTAATTTTATATCTTGTGTATAGTTATTATCAATATATTTTATTGCAGTTTTTATAGTACTTTCAGAAATTTCCTTAGACTTTAAATTAGCTATTTTTCTAGAATCAAAGTTATCTATAGATTTAAGAGCTTTATTTATAGAAGCCTTTAGATTAGATGGCCGAACAGGTTTTAATAAATAATCTATTACTCCATATTTTATTGCTGTTTGTGCGTAGTCAAATTCTCCATAGGCTGTTATTATAATTGTTTTAGTGTTTGGCAGAAAGCTAATTATTTCTTTTTGAGCATCTAAACCAGTTTTTTCAGGCATTTTTATATCCATAAGAATTATATCAGGTTTATTTATCTTAGCATTTAATATTGCTTCTTCTCCGTTTTTGGAATCTCCTTTAATATCAATATTAAAGAATTCTCTTTGTAATAATATTCTTAATGATCTTCTCTCAAGAGGTTCATCATCGACTATCATAAGTTTATACATCTTAATCATCCTCCTGTTAAGGTATTATTTCAATTTTGGAATACGTATATATACTTTTGTTCCAACATCAAGAGTACTTTTTATTTTCAGACCGTAATCTCTACCAAAATAATGTTTTAGCCTATTATCAGTATTTTGCAGTCCTATACCTAAACCACTATCAGAGAGGTCTTTTGAGTTATTTAATAGGTTAAGTATGCTGCTATTAATTCCTCTGCCATTATCACTTATTTCAATTATTATATCTTTTTTTGAATTGGAGGTGCTATTTATAGTTATTTTTCCACCTTCTTTTTTTGTTTCAAGTCCATGAACGAGGGAGTTTTCAACAAGTGGTTGAAGAATCATGGTTGGAATTCTATATTCATTAAGAGATTCATCTATATTAATTTCATAGGAAATTCTATCACTGTACCTTAAAGCTTGGATAAAAAGATATCGTTTTATATTAGTAATTTCATCTTTAAGCTTGGGAAACTCCTCTAAGTTCCGTAAGCTATATCTTAATAAATCAGAGAGATTATATATTAGTTCTTCTGTTGTAGGAGCATTTTCAATTAGAGCCATACTTGCTATTGTATTTAAAGTGTTAAACAAAAAGTGAGGATTAATTTGGGCTTGTATAGTTTTTAACTGCATTTTTTTGGCATACTGTTCAAGCTTAATTTTTTCTTCACTTTCTTTTAATAATTTTTCCTGCGTAAGAGTATGAAGACCCATTTCAGCTATATAATTTGCAAGAAATGTATAAAATGAAACACAATTTCGTAGGTAGTCGCTTTCAACAATTTCTATGCGTTCAGCAGCTTCCTTTAGTTTTTTTAGGGGAATTTCATAATTCTTAGAAATCCAATTTAAGTCTATGGAATCTCTTGTTTGTTGTCCTTTTAGTAATACTTGTCCGCCCAATACGGCACCTACGTAGATATCGTTTACTATTATAGGTGCAGCACAATCCATTAGCCCTGTGTGACATTTATATACTCTTGATTTTTTATCCTTCATGGCCATAAAGCCTGCTTGAGAATCACAGGATATACAGTTTTTACATCCTTTTGGGGAGGAACGAATAAGTTTACAAAATGGTGTAAAATTGTTTTCATTACAAACAGGAACCCCGTGAATATCTGTTGTAACTGCAGAAAAAATAACTATTTTAGCGAGTTTGTCTTGGATATCTTTTAAAGTGTTTATATCAATAATGTCACTGAATTTAAGATCTTTTAATGAATTCATTTGTATATCCTCCGTAAAAAAAAATCTTGTAAATAGTAAATTACTTTAGAAATATAGCTTATGTATATTTGTAAAATTTAAGAATATTTTAAGGGGTACACGATTTGAAAGTCACAGAAAATAAAATTAAAACTTATTGAGTTTATTTTTTAACAATTAAAACTGTGAAAATAAAATAAGTTAAATGAAAAATAGATATTTAACTTATATAATACTCAAATATAATACTCAAACAAAATTTGTCGCTTAATAGAATTATAATATTTAATGTGTCGATTTACAAGAAAATTAACTAATGAATATAAAAATATAACAAATTTCTAAGATGTCAAAATAGTACAACATATAAAAATATATATTGTACAAAATGGAGTCGAATTTATTAAAAAATTTTATTTGCTTTTGTAATAAAATTAAACCACAAATTTGATTATAAAAAATATTAGAAACTTTTGGGGGTGAGATCTTATAGGAAAAAAACATTGCTAGATACAGTAATTTAATAAATTATCAGCTAATAAGAAGGCTGCAAGGTTTAGTAGCTAAGGTAGCAAATGTTAAATAAATTTACCTTCATTGTCAAAATATTAAATGTTTCGAGGTGGAAAAATGGATCAAGAGATAATCAATAAGGTTTTGGAAGAGCTTAGAAAGAAAACAAATTGTGAAAATTCAAGTGGTACAACAACAGATAAAACACAAAATACACAAAATTCTAAACCAGAATTAAAGGAAGAAAAAATAATAGAAAAGGAAGAAAAGAGGGAAGCTTTTATGATAAATGATACGCCTGTAATAACAGAATATGTAGGATGTGCTATTGGAGATACGGTTGGTTTGGTTATTGCTAACATTGATGGAAGTATTCAAGAAAAAATGAACTTGGATCCTAAGTACCGTTCTTTAGGAATTATAAGTGCAAGAACAGGTGCTGGACCTCATATTATGGCTGCAGATGAAGCCGTAAAAGCAACAAATACTGTAATTGCGGCAATAGAGCTTCCAAGGGATACAAAAGGTGGTGCAGGACATGGATCACTCATAATTTTTGCTTCTGAAGATGTATCAGATGCTAGAAGAGCTGTTGAAGTTGCATTAAAAGATGTAGAAAGAACATTTGGAGATGTATATGGATGTGATGCAGGACATGCAGAACTTCATTATACTGCAAGAGCAAGTCTTGCACTCGAAAAGGCTTATGGGGCTCCACTTGGAAAATCTTTTGGAATAGTTGTAGGAGCACCAGCAGGGGTAGGATTAGTTATGGCAGATACTGCAATGAAAACTGCTAATGTGGAATTAGTTACTTATGCAAGTCCAAATGATGGTACAGCACATTCCAATGAGGTAATTATATCAATAACAGGAGATTCTGGAGCTGTTAAGCAATCTGTAATAGCGGCTAGAGAAGTAGGAATAGGAATATTAAAATCTATGGGACAAAATCCTATTTCAACTACAAAGCCTTATATTTAAGATATATGCGAAGTTTATATAAATATATGTTATAAACGTAAAAGAAGGGATAATATGAATACATTTAACATTAAACCTACAATTTGTTTTGATAGAGGGTCGATAGAGTATTTGAAAAGCATAAAGAATAAAAAAGTATGTATAGTTACGGACCCATTTATGCTTAAATCAGGTACTGCAGATAAAATAATTGACATATTAAAAGATAATAAAGTTAAGTATGAAATTTTTTCAGAGATAAAACCTGATCCGCCGATTGAAATCGTTGCTATGGGAGTAAATAAAATGAGAATATTTAAACCAGATGTAGTAATTGCATTAGGTGGCGGTTCATCAATTGATGCTACAAAAAGCATTATATTTTTTACTATTAAAATATTAAATACTAATGGAGGCAATTATAAAAAACCATTATTTATAGCTATTCCAACTACTAGTGGTACAGGATCAGAAGTTACTTCTTTTTCAGTAATTACTATGGGAAGTACAAAATTTCCTTTGATTAATGATGAATTAGTTCCAGATATAGCTATAATAGATGCAAATCTTGTTAAAACAGTGCCTCAACAAATAACAGCAGATACTGGAATGGATGTTTTGACTCATGCTATTGAGGCGTATGTTTCGACAAAAAGCTCTGATTATACAGATGCGCTGGCTGAAAAGGTTGTAAAATTAGTATTTGACTATTTACTAAGGGCTTATAGAGATGGAAACGATGTGTTTGCAAGAGAAAAATTGCATAATGCATCTTGTATTGCTGGTATGGCATTTACAAATGCATCTCTAGGAATTAATCACAGTATGGCACATACATTAGGGGGGAAATTTCATATACCACATGGTAGGGCAAATGCAATTTTATTACCTTATGTTATTGAGTATAATGCTAATTTGAAATCAGAAAATGAAACAGAATCAGGAAAAAAGTATGCTAATTTGTCTAGAATCTTAGGGTTACCTTGTGCTTCTACAAATGAGGGAGTAAAAAGTATTATTGCTGCAATAAAAATATTAATGAATGCAACTAATACACCTATGAACTTACAGGAAGTAAACATAGATAAACTTGATTTTTTAAAAGAACTAGAAAATATGGTAAATGATGCTTTAAATGATAAATGCACAGCTACTAATCCAAGGAAAGCTAGCAAAGAAGAAATAGCTCAATTGTTTCAAGAAGTTTATGGTAAATAGCGTTTTTATAAATTAGCGAAAATGTTAACAATAAGGAGGGTAATATGAATATGAAAAATAAATTATTAGGTGAATGTTTTGCTGAATTTATAGGTACATTTATCTTATTATTTATTGGAATTGGGGTAGTAGCAGCTCTAGTTGCAGTAAATGCAAACGTTACATTTTGGGGATTATCTATGTGTTGGGGATTAGCTATAACAATAGCTATATTTGTTGTTGGCGATACTTCCGGAGCTCATATAAATCCTGCGGTTACAATAGCTCTAGCAGTATGGAAGAAATTTGACAAAAAGAAAGTAATTCCTTATATTATTTCACAAATTTTAGGAGCTTTTACAGCAGCAGCAATAGTTTATGGATTATATGGTAGTTCTATAAGACAATTTGAAAGCAGCAAAAATATTATTAGAAACTCACAAGCTGGGTGGAGTTCAGCAGGAATATTTAGTACATTCCCTAAAACAGGGTTGTCAATGTTTAATGCTTTTATGGTAGAAATGTGTATAACAGCCATTTTGGTATTAGTTATTTTTGCAGTAACAGATGGATGCAATAAAAGTTGTCCTAAAAATGGTATGCCAGCTTTGGCTATAGGTTTAGTAGTAGCGTTATTAGGAGCATCATTTGGAACTTTAACTGGTTTTGCTATGAATCCAGCTCGTGATTTTGGTCCAAGATTATTATGTGTACTGGCAGGATGGGGAACAAATGCTTTTGGACCTAATAACTATGGACTTATTGTACCTATATTTGCTCCTATTGTAGGAGGAATTTTAGGTGGAGGTATATATGAAAAATTAATTTCACTTTATTTACCTGCTAAAATGAAATCTAGTATTGAAAAGAATCAGGTTGAGAGCTAGAGAGGGTAAAGGGGGTTCAAAATGAAATTTATTACCGAAATTGATTTGCGGGATTTATATAGAAAAGAACCTTTTACAGATTATGAGTTAAAACTTGGGACAAGACTTACACCTGAAGCAAGTCAGTTTCTGTCAGACAAAGGTATAAATATGTTTGATGATGAGTCTTATTACAAAAATAAAAATGTTGTAAATAAAGGACAACCTGTGGAGAAGAAGCAGGATGTAGATAAAAAACAAGCTGTAGAGAAAAAGGAAACTGTGGAAAAGGTGCAGACTATAAATGAAAATCAAATACCTGCACAGCCCAAAAAGAAGAATAATTGGAAGAAGAAAAAACTTTACAGTAAGATGAAATCAACGGAAGCATTGTTCCTTATTACAGAAGAAGAACTTTTGAATAAGGATATCCTTTGGGCACAGAATGTTATTAGTTTAGGTAAGCAGTTTACTAAAATTAAAAACGCCATTCAGGATAAAGGGTCCGTTGAAAATCTTTGTATTAAGGAATGTACAGCAATAAATTTTAGCAATTATTCACTTGATTTAGATGATTGCTTTGAAATTACAGAATTTCATATGCAGCTTAAAAAGGGCAGAGATATCATAATTTTGCATAGACTGCGCTGTGCTCTTAGAGAAATTGAACCGTTTATTTTAGAAGCATATGAAGATAGTGAAGATGAAGATGCATTGTGCAGTGATATTATTGGAAAGATCAATCAAATTATTAATGCTTTGTCCCAAATGATTTGTTCTATTTTTGGAGGTACAAAATGTCAGAGAAAAATTTGACTTTTAAATTCTGCGACCAACTTGTGAAAGATTTTGAACATGTAGTGAAACATCCAATTGTTGGTAAATATTCTGCCTATTATACAGGAGTTGACTTAGGTACAGCATGTGTTGTCCTAGCAGTTGTAGATGAAAACTATAAACCAGTAGCAGGTGCTTATAAATATGCAGACGTAGTTCGAGATGGTATGGTTGTTGATTATATTGGTGCAATTAATATTGTTAGAGAGATGAAGCATGAAATTGAAGAAAAGTTAGGTACAGAGTTGATTTATGGAGCTGCAGCTATTCCACCTGGAACAGATGAGTTGGATTCAGGGGCAGTAAAAAATGTAGTTCAGGCAGCTGGTTTTGAACTTACAAGTGTACTTGATGAACCAACGGCTGCTAATAAAGTTCTTAGAATTAAGAATGGTGCAGTTGTAGATATCGGTGGTGGAACGACTGGAATTTCAATTTTAAAAGATGGAAAAGTTGTTTATATTGCAGATGAACCAACAGGAGGTACTCAATTTTCATTAGTAGTTTCTGGTGCATATAAAATGCCTTTTGCAGAAGCAGAATTGTATAAACGTAATCCGGGAAACCATAAGGATCTTTTACCTGTATTAAAGCCAGTAGTTGAGAAAATTGCATCTATTATTAACCAGCATATTAAAGGGTATGATGTTCAGGAAATATCTTTGGTAGGAGGAACTTGCTGCCTGACAGGTATTGAGACAATTATAGAAAAAAAGACAGGAATATTTACTCATAAGCCAAAGAATCCGATGTTTGTAACCCCTTTAGGTATAGCACTTAGTTGTACACAGGAAAGTATATAGTTGGAGATGGCATAATGTGGGATTTCGAATTATTAAATCACCTTCAAAGGATACTATAGATATGCTAAGGAGAAAGATATATGTTAATAGCAAGATTAATTGACAATGTATGGGCAACAAGAAAAGCAGAATCACTTAATGGATTGAAGCTTATGTTAGCGGAAGTAATTGGTGGAACTGGTGCTGGCCAACATTTAATTGTAGCAGATATAATCAGTGCTGGAATTGGAGATAGAGTTATTGTTTCAACGGGGTCATCAGCTCGAAAAATGTTAGATGAATGTGAAGATATCCCGGTTGATGCAGTTGTTGTTGGAATTATTGATGAAGACTGCAATGTAGAATAGACTCAGGAGGTACAAGAATGAAAAGATTAATTTGTGCAAAAGATGTTGAGACTGCAGAAAGGCAGGGCCAAAAAGTAGTGTACATTGGCTGTGAAGCAATTATTACTCCATCAGCCAAAGATATAGCAAAAAATTATGGCATAGAATTTTCTACTGAAAAGCAAGTCCTTGAAGCAAAAAGTTCTTGTGAAGAGGAAACTCCTTGTGAAACAAAAACTTCTGAGCTTGAAAAAGTTTTTGAAAGTGGAATTGATAGTGAAGTGATTTATAAAGTATTCAAGGTAATGATGGATAAAGGACTTTTGAATGGAGTGATTGATTTGATTACTAATAAGAAGCCTTATCTTGCTGAGACTGAC
The genomic region above belongs to Clostridium sp. AWRP and contains:
- a CDS encoding response regulator produces the protein MYKLMIVDDEPLERRSLRILLQREFFNIDIKGDSKNGEEAILNAKINKPDIILMDIKMPEKTGLDAQKEIISFLPNTKTIIITAYGEFDYAQTAIKYGVIDYLLKPVRPSNLKASINKALKSIDNFDSRKIANLKSKEISESTIKTAIKYIDNNYTQDIKLNTVANFVHLNPQYLSRYFKQKMGVTFTQYITNLRLENAKKLLVNTDKSITQIAMEVGYTDIAYFSKVFFKNENKSPYKFKMSYCTNP
- a CDS encoding 1-propanol dehydrogenase PduQ, which produces MNTFNIKPTICFDRGSIEYLKSIKNKKVCIVTDPFMLKSGTADKIIDILKDNKVKYEIFSEIKPDPPIEIVAMGVNKMRIFKPDVVIALGGGSSIDATKSIIFFTIKILNTNGGNYKKPLFIAIPTTSGTGSEVTSFSVITMGSTKFPLINDELVPDIAIIDANLVKTVPQQITADTGMDVLTHAIEAYVSTKSSDYTDALAEKVVKLVFDYLLRAYRDGNDVFAREKLHNASCIAGMAFTNASLGINHSMAHTLGGKFHIPHGRANAILLPYVIEYNANLKSENETESGKKYANLSRILGLPCASTNEGVKSIIAAIKILMNATNTPMNLQEVNIDKLDFLKELENMVNDALNDKCTATNPRKASKEEIAQLFQEVYGK
- the pduB gene encoding propanediol utilization microcompartment protein PduB, with the translated sequence MDQEIINKVLEELRKKTNCENSSGTTTDKTQNTQNSKPELKEEKIIEKEEKREAFMINDTPVITEYVGCAIGDTVGLVIANIDGSIQEKMNLDPKYRSLGIISARTGAGPHIMAADEAVKATNTVIAAIELPRDTKGGAGHGSLIIFASEDVSDARRAVEVALKDVERTFGDVYGCDAGHAELHYTARASLALEKAYGAPLGKSFGIVVGAPAGVGLVMADTAMKTANVELVTYASPNDGTAHSNEVIISITGDSGAVKQSVIAAREVGIGILKSMGQNPISTTKPYI
- a CDS encoding ethanolamine utilization protein, producing the protein MKFITEIDLRDLYRKEPFTDYELKLGTRLTPEASQFLSDKGINMFDDESYYKNKNVVNKGQPVEKKQDVDKKQAVEKKETVEKVQTINENQIPAQPKKKNNWKKKKLYSKMKSTEALFLITEEELLNKDILWAQNVISLGKQFTKIKNAIQDKGSVENLCIKECTAINFSNYSLDLDDCFEITEFHMQLKKGRDIIILHRLRCALREIEPFILEAYEDSEDEDALCSDIIGKINQIINALSQMICSIFGGTKCQRKI
- the eutJ gene encoding ethanolamine utilization protein EutJ, with protein sequence MSEKNLTFKFCDQLVKDFEHVVKHPIVGKYSAYYTGVDLGTACVVLAVVDENYKPVAGAYKYADVVRDGMVVDYIGAINIVREMKHEIEEKLGTELIYGAAAIPPGTDELDSGAVKNVVQAAGFELTSVLDEPTAANKVLRIKNGAVVDIGGGTTGISILKDGKVVYIADEPTGGTQFSLVVSGAYKMPFAEAELYKRNPGNHKDLLPVLKPVVEKIASIINQHIKGYDVQEISLVGGTCCLTGIETIIEKKTGIFTHKPKNPMFVTPLGIALSCTQESI
- a CDS encoding MIP/aquaporin family protein, translating into MKNKLLGECFAEFIGTFILLFIGIGVVAALVAVNANVTFWGLSMCWGLAITIAIFVVGDTSGAHINPAVTIALAVWKKFDKKKVIPYIISQILGAFTAAAIVYGLYGSSIRQFESSKNIIRNSQAGWSSAGIFSTFPKTGLSMFNAFMVEMCITAILVLVIFAVTDGCNKSCPKNGMPALAIGLVVALLGASFGTLTGFAMNPARDFGPRLLCVLAGWGTNAFGPNNYGLIVPIFAPIVGGILGGGIYEKLISLYLPAKMKSSIEKNQVES
- a CDS encoding PocR ligand-binding domain-containing protein, producing MNSLKDLKFSDIIDINTLKDIQDKLAKIVIFSAVTTDIHGVPVCNENNFTPFCKLIRSSPKGCKNCISCDSQAGFMAMKDKKSRVYKCHTGLMDCAAPIIVNDIYVGAVLGGQVLLKGQQTRDSIDLNWISKNYEIPLKKLKEAAERIEIVESDYLRNCVSFYTFLANYIAEMGLHTLTQEKLLKESEEKIKLEQYAKKMQLKTIQAQINPHFLFNTLNTIASMALIENAPTTEELIYNLSDLLRYSLRNLEEFPKLKDEITNIKRYLFIQALRYSDRISYEINIDESLNEYRIPTMILQPLVENSLVHGLETKKEGGKITINSTSNSKKDIIIEISDNGRGINSSILNLLNNSKDLSDSGLGIGLQNTDNRLKHYFGRDYGLKIKSTLDVGTKVYIRIPKLK
- a CDS encoding cupin domain-containing protein, producing MKRLICAKDVETAERQGQKVVYIGCEAIITPSAKDIAKNYGIEFSTEKQVLEAKSSCEEETPCETKTSELEKVFESGIDSEVIYKVFKVMMDKGLLNGVIDLITNKKPYLAETDTIGLKIVRGSSVKYEALDTGNPDDKVFYQEIINADDSSSMNAGFITIENCKFDWETECQELYYVIEGTLTVTVDNKVYTAHPGDSVFFPKGAKIAFGSPDKMKAFYATY
- a CDS encoding EutN/CcmL family microcompartment protein, which gives rise to MLIARLIDNVWATRKAESLNGLKLMLAEVIGGTGAGQHLIVADIISAGIGDRVIVSTGSSARKMLDECEDIPVDAVVVGIIDEDCNVE